From a single Tepidisphaeraceae bacterium genomic region:
- a CDS encoding SDR family oxidoreductase, giving the protein MTGRVALLTGAGRGIGLAIAKAFAAAGCAVAIQDVDAAVADDAAGQIERAGGRAIGLAGDATDHAYAAVCVAEVERQLGGLHVLVNNAAIQDRVDWLEQPPTDLVKILSANVVAPIMFCRAAVPIFLKQHWGRIVNIGSIQGRGGNLGMLPYSLSKATIPKLTKALAREYGREGITVNCIAPGWIASTFRNRNDFANDEEKGQRGKRITVGRVGEPHDLGGTALLLCTAAGEYITGQTIFVDGGISA; this is encoded by the coding sequence ATGACGGGTAGAGTGGCGCTTCTGACCGGCGCGGGGCGTGGCATTGGTCTGGCGATCGCCAAGGCGTTCGCCGCGGCCGGTTGCGCGGTGGCGATTCAGGACGTTGACGCTGCCGTCGCCGACGACGCCGCGGGCCAGATCGAGCGCGCCGGTGGCCGGGCGATCGGTTTGGCCGGTGACGCGACCGATCACGCCTACGCCGCGGTCTGCGTCGCCGAGGTCGAGCGGCAACTCGGCGGGTTGCACGTGCTGGTGAACAACGCCGCCATTCAGGACCGCGTGGACTGGCTCGAGCAACCGCCGACCGACCTTGTGAAGATTCTGTCGGCCAACGTCGTCGCGCCGATCATGTTCTGCCGGGCGGCCGTGCCGATCTTCCTGAAGCAGCACTGGGGCCGCATCGTCAACATCGGGTCCATCCAGGGACGCGGCGGCAACCTTGGCATGCTCCCCTACTCGCTCAGCAAGGCGACGATCCCGAAGCTCACCAAGGCCCTCGCCCGCGAGTACGGCCGCGAGGGCATCACCGTCAACTGCATTGCGCCCGGCTGGATCGCCAGCACCTTCCGCAACCGCAACGACTTCGCCAACGACGAGGAAAAGGGCCAACGCGGCAAGCGCATTACCGTTGGCCGCGTTGGCGAACCGCATGACCTCGGCGGCACCGCGCTGCTGCTCTGCACCGCTGCGGGGGAGTACATCACCGGGCAGACGATCTTCGTGGATGGCGGGATCAGCGCGTGA
- a CDS encoding ARMT1-like domain-containing protein, which translates to MTPLPPQSEPRNPHSAIPLFPFVKLADPATYVACSWDLVADAEARVYWCEFFKRHVRTIMKLGIEAVESRGGHRDDAERRAAALLTEFDAFYDHVISQPTDYGRVTILQLDLWRDAMLRKHGFVDAFIDLKNRENEKMLPLLPAACAQLDALGGLEQVKAIIEGVFAGNIFDMGAEATAKAFVNGSPDFFAIRATLSPRPWLIDDFDALADRLLNGPRHRKAVFFIDNAGSDFLLGAIPMIRWLAMRGTRVVITANERPTLNDMTIHDVNAWWPRILATEPSLAALPIERVTSGTGEPLIDLLGVSAELNAAAADADLVILEGMGRGVESNLDAAFNCDAINLAMIKDLAVAKRHAGKVYDCVCRFR; encoded by the coding sequence ATGACCCCTCTCCCTCCCCAATCCGAACCGCGCAATCCGCACTCGGCGATCCCCCTCTTCCCCTTCGTGAAGCTGGCGGATCCCGCAACCTACGTCGCCTGCTCATGGGACCTGGTGGCGGACGCCGAGGCGCGGGTCTACTGGTGCGAGTTCTTCAAACGACACGTCCGCACGATCATGAAGCTCGGCATCGAAGCCGTCGAGTCGCGCGGCGGGCATCGGGACGACGCCGAGCGCCGGGCGGCGGCGCTGCTCACCGAGTTCGACGCCTTCTACGACCACGTCATCAGCCAGCCGACCGATTATGGCCGGGTGACGATCCTGCAGCTGGACCTCTGGCGCGACGCGATGCTGCGCAAGCACGGCTTCGTCGACGCGTTCATCGACCTGAAAAACCGCGAGAACGAGAAGATGCTTCCCCTGCTGCCCGCCGCCTGCGCGCAGCTGGATGCGCTAGGCGGGCTGGAACAGGTGAAGGCCATCATCGAAGGGGTGTTCGCGGGCAACATCTTCGACATGGGGGCCGAGGCCACGGCCAAGGCGTTCGTGAACGGCAGCCCCGACTTCTTCGCGATCCGCGCGACGCTCTCGCCCCGCCCCTGGCTGATCGACGATTTTGATGCGCTCGCCGACCGCCTGCTGAACGGCCCGCGGCACCGCAAGGCCGTCTTCTTCATCGACAACGCCGGCAGCGATTTTCTGCTTGGCGCGATCCCGATGATCCGCTGGCTGGCCATGCGCGGCACGCGCGTCGTCATCACCGCCAACGAGCGGCCCACGCTCAACGACATGACGATTCACGACGTGAACGCCTGGTGGCCGCGCATCCTCGCGACGGAACCCTCCTTGGCCGCACTGCCCATCGAACGCGTCACCAGCGGCACGGGTGAACCGCTGATCGATTTGCTCGGCGTGTCGGCCGAGCTGAACGCCGCCGCCGCCGATGCGGACCTGGTGATCCTGGAAGGCATGGGGCGTGGCGTCGAGAGCAACCTGGACGCCGCGTTCAACTGCGATGCGATCAACCTGGCGATGATCAAGGACCTCGCCGTCGCCAAACGCCACGCCGGCAAGGTGTACGACTGCGTCTGCCGGTTCCGATAA